In a single window of the Campylobacter iguaniorum genome:
- a CDS encoding sensor histidine kinase, whose product MMSLIKNINIRTKFILLFAILLISISILGYKIIAISAYNQIILKDVHSKSKAVLSLQNNVIIPLYNLRQLSHSLVMAPNKNIRKNIQLEIDQIIQTLSHYFEEVGVFSNDTCMVWNNYKKLLNKTKEYLDSEFEEGAYLNITTTTKRQFDILMNMLLNLQEKSLNNSTIAYNNAVSKTEEIKFEILFIIALIIIFSMIVSWLITNNIIKSIYSVQHGLNNFFKYLNDKTTHVGKIELFCNDEFKQMATIINENMLYISNNVKQNEALIKNATKVLEALKSGKLGSRLYKSTNDESLNELKNMINDMIDNLENRVNTEINKRLEQEQLLIQQSKLAAMGEMIGNIAHQWRQPLAEISAIHMNIQVTFNFNEFDKKYLNDKIGELNRLTSYMSQTISDFQNFFKPRGKPELFSVACVCKDAINIIISSLKYHSINLNLTILNNTFTVGYKNEYAQVILNVLSNAKDIIIERKIENPNINVEIKEDNEYSIVKISDNAGGIDDSIIDKIFDPYFTTRHKTKGTGIGLYMAKNIIERNMNGVISVKNIKNGALFTIKVPKKDQK is encoded by the coding sequence ATGATGAGTCTAATTAAAAACATCAATATAAGAACCAAATTTATACTTTTATTTGCGATTTTGCTGATATCTATATCTATTTTGGGATATAAAATCATAGCCATTAGCGCGTATAATCAAATCATCTTAAAAGACGTGCATAGCAAGTCAAAAGCTGTGCTGTCCTTGCAAAATAATGTTATCATACCGCTATATAATTTAAGGCAGCTCAGCCACTCTTTAGTCATGGCTCCAAATAAAAATATCAGAAAAAATATCCAGCTAGAAATCGATCAAATAATACAAACTTTGAGCCATTATTTTGAAGAAGTTGGCGTATTTAGCAATGATACTTGTATGGTGTGGAATAATTACAAAAAGTTGCTTAATAAAACAAAAGAGTATTTGGATAGCGAATTTGAAGAAGGCGCATATCTTAATATCACAACGACAACAAAAAGGCAGTTTGATATTTTAATGAATATGCTTTTAAATTTGCAAGAAAAGTCACTAAACAACTCCACCATAGCCTACAATAACGCAGTATCTAAAACCGAGGAGATTAAATTTGAGATATTGTTTATTATCGCTTTGATAATAATATTTTCTATGATTGTTAGCTGGCTGATAACTAATAATATAATCAAATCAATATACAGCGTTCAGCATGGGCTTAATAATTTTTTTAAATACCTAAATGATAAGACAACTCATGTTGGCAAAATAGAGCTATTTTGTAATGATGAATTTAAACAAATGGCTACTATCATAAATGAAAATATGCTCTACATCAGCAATAATGTCAAACAAAATGAAGCTTTAATCAAAAATGCAACAAAGGTACTAGAAGCTTTGAAATCTGGCAAACTAGGCTCAAGACTATATAAAAGCACAAATGATGAATCGCTAAATGAGCTTAAAAATATGATAAATGATATGATTGACAATCTAGAAAATCGTGTAAATACCGAAATCAATAAAAGGCTAGAGCAAGAGCAGCTTCTCATACAGCAAAGCAAACTAGCTGCCATGGGCGAAATGATAGGCAATATAGCTCATCAGTGGAGACAGCCTTTAGCAGAGATTTCAGCGATACATATGAATATCCAAGTCACGTTTAATTTCAATGAATTTGATAAAAAATACCTAAATGACAAAATAGGTGAGCTAAATAGGCTGACATCGTATATGTCGCAGACCATAAGCGATTTTCAAAATTTCTTCAAGCCAAGGGGCAAGCCAGAGCTATTTTCGGTAGCTTGCGTATGCAAAGATGCTATAAATATAATCATATCTTCTTTAAAATATCACTCTATAAATTTAAATTTGACGATACTAAATAATACATTTACCGTTGGATATAAAAACGAATATGCTCAAGTGATTTTAAATGTTTTAAGCAATGCAAAAGATATAATCATCGAAAGAAAAATAGAAAATCCAAACATAAATGTGGAAATCAAAGAAGATAATGAGTATTCTATCGTAAAAATATCTGATAATGCAGGAGGCATTGATGATTCAATCATAGATAAGATTTTTGATCCATATTTTACTACCAGACATAAAACTAAAGGCACTGGCATAGGTCTATATATGGCTAAAAATATCATAGAAAGGAATATGAATGGTGTAATAAGTGTTAAAAATATTAAAAATGGAGCACTTTTTACGATAAAAGTCCCTAAAAAAGATCAAAAATAA
- the ung gene encoding uracil-DNA glycosylase: MQIDLAKVQIDPSWKEVLKDEFLSPYFLDIKVNLINALKSSTVYPPNNLIFNAFNLTPFDKVKVVILGQDPYHGAGQAMGLSFSVPKGVRIPPSLINVYKEIKDDLGINEPNSGDLSYWAKQGVLLLNTSLSVAAGMPGSHSSFGWQRFTDAVVRNISDKKSNVVFMLWGNPAKAKIPLIEANKHLILSAAHPSPLARGAFFGCKHFSKCNDYLKQTSQTPIDWDLNNKI; encoded by the coding sequence ATGCAAATCGATTTAGCTAAAGTCCAAATAGATCCAAGCTGGAAAGAAGTCTTAAAAGATGAATTTCTAAGCCCATATTTTTTAGATATCAAAGTAAATTTAATCAACGCTCTAAAATCAAGCACAGTATATCCCCCAAATAATCTCATATTTAACGCATTTAATCTAACCCCATTTGACAAAGTCAAAGTAGTCATCTTAGGACAAGATCCATATCATGGTGCAGGTCAGGCTATGGGACTAAGCTTTTCAGTACCAAAAGGCGTAAGAATACCACCAAGCTTAATCAATGTGTATAAAGAGATAAAAGATGATCTGGGCATAAACGAGCCAAACTCTGGCGATCTATCTTACTGGGCAAAACAAGGCGTTTTACTACTAAACACAAGTCTAAGCGTAGCAGCTGGCATGCCTGGTTCTCACTCAAGCTTTGGCTGGCAAAGATTCACCGACGCAGTTGTGCGAAATATAAGCGACAAAAAATCAAACGTAGTTTTTATGCTTTGGGGCAATCCAGCAAAAGCCAAAATCCCGCTCATAGAAGCTAACAAGCATCTAATACTAAGCGCAGCTCACCCAAGCCCACTAGCACGTGGAGCATTTTTTGGTTGCAAGCACTTCTCAAAGTGCAATGACTACCTTAAACAAACCTCGCAAACGCCTATTGATTGGGATTTGAACAATAAAATTTAG
- the rplT gene encoding 50S ribosomal protein L20, with protein MARVKTGVVRRRRHKKVLKLARGFYSARHKHFRKAKEQLERSLVYAFRDRRAKKRDFRRLWIIRINAACRLNDISYSRFMNGLKKANIALDRKVLANLAMNDAAAFAAIVAEAKKAL; from the coding sequence ATGGCAAGAGTTAAAACAGGCGTAGTAAGAAGAAGACGCCATAAAAAAGTTCTAAAACTAGCTCGTGGTTTTTACAGTGCTAGACATAAACATTTTAGAAAAGCAAAAGAACAATTAGAAAGAAGTTTAGTTTATGCATTCCGCGATAGACGTGCGAAAAAACGTGATTTCCGCCGTTTATGGATCATCAGAATCAACGCTGCTTGCAGACTAAATGACATAAGCTATTCAAGATTTATGAATGGTCTTAAAAAAGCAAATATCGCCCTTGACAGAAAAGTTTTGGCAAATCTTGCTATGAATGATGCAGCTGCATTCGCTGCTATCGTAGCAGAAGCTAAAAAAGCTTTATAA
- the rpmI gene encoding 50S ribosomal protein L35, with amino-acid sequence MPKMKSVRGAAKRFKVGKNKIKRGSAFRSHILTKKPSKRMRDLRQSHYVDSTNVSAVKKMLCI; translated from the coding sequence ATGCCAAAGATGAAATCTGTTCGCGGTGCAGCTAAACGCTTTAAAGTTGGTAAAAACAAGATAAAAAGAGGCTCAGCATTTAGAAGCCATATCTTGACTAAAAAGCCATCTAAGCGTATGAGAGACCTTAGACAATCTCATTATGTAGATAGTACTAACGTTTCAGCTGTTAAAAAAATGCTTTGTATATAA
- the lpoB gene encoding penicillin-binding protein activator LpoB, whose translation MKKSLILALSLGALLFGGCSTKILYTDGTAAQEDLGESLSMGLDRQDFENAATTMINSMLSDPAFNDIKGSKKVVAMGLIVNDTPQRIDTDKLTAKITTALRKSGKFILTSAVAAGGAIDGMSEDVRELRQNDEFNQDTIAKKGTLISPDFSLSGKIRQDNVKLSSGKVQVEYFFLLRMTDLASGLVFWEDEQTINKTGSSKSVSW comes from the coding sequence ATGAAAAAATCACTCATATTAGCACTTAGCCTTGGTGCTTTACTTTTTGGTGGATGTAGTACCAAAATACTGTACACAGACGGCACAGCAGCCCAAGAGGACTTAGGCGAGTCACTCAGCATGGGATTAGACAGACAAGACTTCGAAAACGCAGCCACAACCATGATAAATAGCATGCTTAGCGATCCAGCATTTAACGATATAAAAGGCAGCAAAAAAGTAGTCGCAATGGGCTTAATCGTAAATGATACTCCCCAAAGAATCGACACAGACAAACTCACTGCCAAGATCACCACAGCCCTAAGAAAATCAGGCAAATTTATCCTGACTTCAGCAGTAGCTGCGGGTGGGGCAATCGATGGCATGAGTGAAGATGTAAGAGAGCTAAGGCAAAACGATGAGTTCAACCAAGATACAATAGCCAAAAAAGGAACTCTCATCTCGCCAGATTTCTCACTGAGTGGCAAAATCAGACAAGACAATGTAAAACTCAGTAGTGGCAAAGTCCAAGTAGAATATTTTTTCTTACTTAGAATGACTGATCTCGCCTCTGGCCTTGTCTTTTGGGAAGATGAGCAAACCATCAACAAAACAGGTTCTAGCAAGTCTGTGAGCTGGTAA
- a CDS encoding DUF1425 domain-containing protein yields the protein MKKVFLLALAGALFVGCASHPLDKIDKSEFNVQSSLDKDVIQDYKKRRNANDLLEVEIILKSSDAVDIEYKISWIDSYGFVLRSALDERYRYIRVTPDKEVVITAVATDARATNIKIDMKEK from the coding sequence ATGAAAAAAGTTTTTTTATTAGCTTTAGCTGGTGCTTTATTTGTGGGATGTGCATCTCATCCTCTTGACAAGATAGATAAAAGCGAGTTTAACGTGCAGTCTTCACTAGACAAAGACGTCATTCAAGACTACAAAAAAAGAAGAAATGCAAACGACCTTTTAGAAGTCGAAATCATACTCAAATCCTCTGATGCAGTGGATATCGAATACAAAATAAGTTGGATAGATAGCTATGGATTTGTCCTAAGAAGTGCACTTGATGAGAGGTACCGCTATATAAGAGTTACTCCTGATAAAGAAGTTGTCATAACAGCAGTCGCCACAGACGCAAGAGCTACAAACATAAAAATCGATATGAAAGAAAAATAA
- a CDS encoding efflux transporter outer membrane subunit — MRKTLLILSLGLLVTGCSLKPDMIEVNHSFEYQFDSYSVNEKWWESFKDERLNSLVAEALKNNSDLLLALNNLQKASINLNQANLDFLPNISLEGSASKNQSSGETFSRQPQSRYNSFGLSSVLSYEIDLWGRVRDTANAKEAVFKATKYDYETAKLTIASSVANTYLSLISLNEQEEILKDTLKTYENTLFYRQKQLDAGSIDELTYYQAKASVDMAKTQLITLQNQISQTNTALALLIGQNPDEILNKSIAAPKILPLSPDVPEGISSDILLHRADVASSLESLRASNFMVGVARTAWLPKLSLTGVFGYSSDEFDRFLINNANTWSIGGSVVMPLLDFGRTSNNVELANLDQNASLLNYDKAIKNAFGEIKDALNSRKNSVLKEQSMQELANSQTKVYDLAKIRYDAGYSTHLEFLDSQRNLLSAKLSLAQSKLEVASSVVGVYKALGGGFNADSNSTK, encoded by the coding sequence ATGCGTAAAACATTATTGATTTTATCACTAGGACTGCTTGTAACTGGTTGTTCGCTAAAACCAGATATGATAGAGGTCAATCACAGCTTTGAATATCAATTTGATAGTTATAGCGTGAATGAAAAATGGTGGGAAAGCTTTAAAGACGAGAGATTAAACTCTCTTGTCGCAGAAGCACTTAAAAACAACTCAGACCTACTTTTAGCACTAAATAATTTACAAAAAGCTAGCATAAATTTAAACCAAGCAAATTTGGATTTTTTGCCAAATATCTCTCTTGAAGGCAGTGCGAGCAAAAACCAAAGTAGCGGCGAGACATTTTCAAGACAACCACAAAGCAGATATAACTCATTTGGCTTAAGCTCAGTTCTAAGCTATGAAATCGATCTTTGGGGCAGAGTAAGAGACACAGCAAACGCCAAAGAAGCAGTGTTCAAAGCCACAAAATATGATTATGAAACAGCTAAATTAACAATAGCTTCAAGCGTAGCAAACACATATTTAAGCTTAATATCCCTAAATGAGCAAGAAGAGATCTTAAAAGATACGCTAAAAACTTATGAAAACACTCTATTTTATAGACAAAAGCAGCTTGATGCTGGAAGCATAGATGAGCTTACATATTATCAAGCAAAAGCCAGCGTAGATATGGCAAAAACACAGCTCATCACTTTGCAAAACCAAATTTCACAAACAAACACTGCCCTTGCCTTGCTAATAGGTCAAAATCCAGATGAAATACTAAACAAAAGCATAGCAGCGCCAAAAATATTGCCACTTTCTCCAGATGTTCCAGAAGGCATAAGCTCAGATATTTTGCTCCACAGAGCAGATGTAGCAAGCTCGCTTGAGAGCCTTAGAGCTTCAAATTTTATGGTTGGCGTAGCAAGAACTGCGTGGCTTCCAAAGCTATCTTTGACTGGAGTTTTTGGATATAGTAGCGATGAATTTGATAGATTTTTGATAAATAATGCAAACACTTGGAGTATTGGTGGAAGCGTGGTTATGCCTTTGCTTGATTTTGGTAGGACATCAAACAACGTCGAACTAGCAAATTTAGACCAAAACGCAAGCTTGCTAAATTATGATAAGGCTATCAAAAACGCTTTTGGCGAGATAAAAGACGCGCTAAATAGCCGTAAAAACTCAGTCTTAAAAGAGCAAAGCATGCAAGAGCTTGCCAACTCTCAAACCAAAGTCTATGACCTTGCTAAAATCAGATATGATGCAGGATATAGCACGCATCTTGAGTTTTTAGACTCTCAAAGAAACCTGCTAAGTGCCAAACTCAGTCTAGCTCAGTCCAAACTAGAAGTCGCTTCAAGCGTCGTTGGGGTTTATAAAGCACTTGGCGGCGGCTTTAACGCTGATTCAAACTCTACAAAATAA
- a CDS encoding efflux RND transporter permease subunit, whose translation MFSRFFINRPVFASVLSIVIVIAGYIGLRSSAVEEYPQLTPPQIVVQATYSGADAQTISDTVATPLENAINGVDGMIYMQSTSSSSGTMSLNVYFEIGTDPQTATVNVNNRVNPVLSTLPEEVRRVGVKVDERSSSILAVAAFYDPSKKISDIDISNYVSINVADTLKRVPGIGDAVVIGNKDYSMRVWIKPDLLKKYKLTTTDVISAIQEQNAQYAAGKIGQQPTNAGNPYVYSIKPEGRLKSVKEFENIIISANQKGNILRLKDVATIELGAQGYEFAGKFNGGNMVPLLLFLQSGANALETMNAAKVKLDELKQAFPGEMTYEVAYDTTEFVQVSIKEVIKTFIEAMILVTIVMYMFLGNVRATLIPMLAVPVSIIGAFGGIYAMGFSINLITLFALILAIGIVVDDAIIVIENVERILHEEPNLTVKEATIKAMDEIVAPVISIVLVLSAVFIPVAFMEGFVGVIQRQFALTLVVSVCISGLVALTLTPALCAIILRKKENQPFWFVRKFNEFFDFSTRIFAAGVAKILRHVFISLVCVGIIVFMMIELFKVIPGGLVPAEDKGSVLAITNLPPASTLPRTLEDTEFIRQIIAKNPNVKNVTGLAGYDMLAGTLRENAGIMFITLKPWDERPGEQNAAATIANQLTGMLYPTDRESMTFATTPPPIMGLSITGGFELYAQNITGKNYNEIEADMQRVVAKANAHPALTQVRTTLDTQFPEYKMTLNKDKIKMMGISFQDIFSTVNSTIGQYYVNDFNILGKTYKVNIRAYEQYRDSPEDFKSLYVRSSDGKMVPLDSIVTLTRSLGPDNVDRFNGFPAAKIMGDPKPGYTSGDAINAIRSIINEELPTGYNIGWAGSAYQEVASTGKGAQAFVFGLIFVFLILAAQYERWLMPLAVVTAVPFSVFGALLFTWARNLSNDVYFQIGLLLLIGLAAKNAILIVEFAMQEHLAGKNIKDAAISAAKMRFRPIIMTSLAFTLGVLPMAIATGAGAASRHALGTGVIGGMIAATTIAIFFVPLFFYILESFNVWLDKKRGKITTTGEQNA comes from the coding sequence ATGTTCTCTAGATTTTTTATCAATCGTCCAGTTTTTGCTTCTGTTTTATCTATAGTCATAGTTATCGCTGGCTATATAGGACTTAGAAGCTCAGCTGTTGAAGAATACCCTCAACTCACGCCTCCCCAAATAGTCGTTCAAGCCACCTACTCAGGAGCAGACGCCCAAACCATATCTGACACAGTAGCCACCCCGCTTGAAAATGCTATAAACGGCGTTGATGGCATGATATATATGCAAAGCACATCAAGCTCATCAGGAACAATGAGCCTAAATGTATATTTTGAAATAGGCACAGATCCACAAACTGCTACAGTAAATGTAAACAATAGAGTAAACCCTGTTCTTTCTACTCTTCCAGAAGAGGTAAGAAGAGTCGGTGTAAAAGTCGATGAAAGAAGTAGCTCTATACTTGCTGTTGCTGCATTTTATGATCCAAGCAAAAAGATAAGCGATATTGATATCAGCAACTATGTAAGCATAAACGTAGCTGACACGCTAAAAAGAGTTCCTGGTATCGGAGATGCTGTAGTCATCGGAAATAAAGATTACTCTATGAGAGTTTGGATAAAGCCAGATCTTCTTAAAAAATATAAACTTACTACAACTGATGTAATAAGTGCAATTCAAGAGCAAAATGCTCAGTATGCAGCGGGCAAAATCGGACAACAACCTACAAATGCTGGAAATCCTTATGTGTATTCTATCAAGCCAGAAGGCAGACTAAAAAGCGTTAAAGAGTTTGAAAACATCATTATAAGCGCAAATCAAAAAGGCAATATCCTAAGGCTAAAAGATGTAGCAACTATCGAGCTTGGAGCTCAAGGATATGAGTTTGCTGGTAAATTTAACGGTGGAAATATGGTGCCACTTCTTTTGTTTTTACAAAGTGGAGCAAACGCACTAGAAACCATGAACGCGGCAAAAGTCAAACTAGATGAACTAAAACAAGCTTTCCCTGGCGAAATGACTTATGAAGTAGCTTATGACACCACTGAATTCGTCCAAGTATCCATAAAAGAGGTTATCAAGACTTTTATTGAAGCTATGATATTAGTAACTATTGTTATGTATATGTTCCTTGGTAATGTTAGGGCTACACTTATTCCTATGCTTGCTGTGCCAGTGTCTATTATAGGGGCGTTTGGCGGGATTTATGCTATGGGATTTTCGATAAATTTAATCACGCTTTTTGCCCTTATTTTGGCGATCGGAATAGTCGTCGATGATGCTATCATCGTCATAGAAAACGTCGAGCGGATACTGCATGAAGAGCCAAATTTAACAGTCAAAGAAGCCACAATAAAAGCTATGGACGAAATCGTTGCACCTGTTATTTCTATCGTGCTTGTGCTTTCAGCTGTGTTTATACCAGTTGCATTTATGGAGGGATTTGTTGGTGTTATCCAAAGACAGTTTGCACTTACTTTAGTTGTTTCTGTGTGTATATCTGGACTTGTAGCTCTTACTCTGACCCCTGCACTTTGCGCGATAATTTTGCGCAAAAAAGAGAATCAACCATTTTGGTTTGTACGTAAATTTAATGAGTTTTTTGACTTTTCGACAAGGATTTTTGCAGCTGGAGTTGCTAAAATTCTCCGCCATGTCTTCATTAGCTTAGTTTGCGTTGGTATCATTGTCTTTATGATGATAGAGTTATTTAAGGTCATTCCTGGTGGGCTTGTTCCTGCTGAAGATAAAGGCTCAGTCCTAGCCATAACAAATCTTCCACCAGCTTCAACCCTGCCTAGAACACTAGAAGACACTGAGTTTATACGCCAAATCATCGCCAAAAATCCAAACGTCAAAAACGTAACTGGACTTGCAGGATATGATATGCTAGCTGGCACTCTTAGAGAAAATGCCGGTATTATGTTTATCACGCTTAAGCCTTGGGATGAAAGACCTGGCGAGCAAAACGCAGCCGCAACTATCGCAAACCAGCTTACTGGAATGCTATATCCAACAGATAGAGAGTCTATGACATTTGCCACAACTCCACCTCCTATAATGGGTCTATCTATCACTGGTGGTTTTGAGCTTTACGCACAAAACATAACTGGCAAAAACTACAACGAGATAGAAGCTGATATGCAAAGAGTCGTTGCTAAAGCAAACGCTCATCCAGCTCTTACTCAAGTAAGAACCACTCTTGATACGCAATTCCCAGAGTATAAAATGACTCTAAACAAAGACAAAATCAAGATGATGGGAATATCATTTCAAGATATATTTTCAACAGTAAATTCAACCATAGGTCAGTACTATGTAAATGACTTTAACATACTTGGTAAAACTTACAAAGTCAATATCAGAGCTTACGAGCAGTACCGTGACTCACCAGAAGACTTCAAATCCCTGTATGTCCGCTCAAGTGATGGCAAAATGGTGCCACTTGATTCTATTGTCACACTTACTAGAAGTCTTGGGCCTGATAACGTCGATAGATTTAACGGCTTTCCAGCAGCTAAGATCATGGGCGATCCAAAGCCAGGATACACTTCAGGTGATGCGATAAATGCCATAAGAAGCATTATAAATGAAGAGCTTCCAACAGGATATAATATCGGCTGGGCTGGTTCAGCATACCAAGAAGTAGCATCAACAGGCAAAGGCGCACAAGCATTTGTATTTGGTCTGATATTTGTATTTTTAATCCTTGCAGCACAATACGAAAGATGGCTTATGCCACTAGCTGTTGTGACTGCTGTGCCGTTTTCTGTTTTTGGAGCATTATTATTTACTTGGGCTAGAAATTTAAGCAATGACGTATATTTCCAAATCGGACTTTTACTACTCATCGGACTTGCAGCTAAAAACGCGATTTTGATAGTTGAGTTTGCTATGCAAGAGCATTTAGCTGGCAAAAACATCAAAGACGCTGCAATAAGCGCTGCAAAGATGAGATTTAGACCTATCATTATGACTTCGCTTGCCTTTACACTTGGCGTTTTACCGATGGCTATAGCTACTGGAGCTGGAGCTGCAAGCCGCCACGCACTAGGCACTGGAGTAATAGGCGGTATGATAGCAGCTACTACGATAGCTATTTTCTTTGTTCCGCTGTTTTTCTATATACTAGAAAGCTTCAATGTCTGGTTAGACAAAAAACGTGGTAAAATAACAACTACAGGAGAGCAAAATGCGTAA
- a CDS encoding efflux RND transporter periplasmic adaptor subunit: MNKIYGLSILATVILFSGCFSQTDKKQNAQAGGMPPLPVGVFVAKAGDIPIVLNYSGQTTSNMDVTLKAKVAGTIEKQFFKAGDRVQAGDKLYLIDQAKYKAVYDSSLANLKVAEANFNNAKTDFDRSLKLHANSAISQKEFDSSKATFESTKASVLAAKANLQNSKIDLDYSVVTAPFSGVIGDSLKDVGSYVSSADSDLVRLTKLNPIYVDFAISDVNRLEIAQKLGSKEWVQLNSLVTMKYEGKDYNGTLDFIDNVIDQSSGTVSAKAKFDNNATKLRPGAFATVEVYGFYQKNGFKIPQVAILQDLVNPFVYTIKDGKVVKNPIKIVSQDATSAIISSGLNDGDIIIIDNFKKIREGQSVQPVQDTKGNK; this comes from the coding sequence ATGAATAAAATTTACGGACTTAGTATTTTGGCTACTGTCATACTCTTTAGCGGATGTTTTAGCCAAACTGACAAAAAACAAAATGCCCAAGCTGGTGGTATGCCACCACTTCCAGTAGGAGTTTTTGTGGCTAAAGCTGGAGATATTCCAATAGTGCTAAACTACAGTGGACAGACAACAAGCAACATGGATGTAACTCTCAAAGCTAAAGTTGCTGGAACCATAGAAAAGCAGTTTTTCAAAGCTGGCGATAGAGTACAAGCTGGTGACAAACTCTACCTCATCGATCAAGCAAAATATAAAGCAGTTTATGATAGCTCACTAGCGAATTTAAAGGTCGCAGAAGCGAATTTTAACAATGCAAAAACAGACTTTGATAGATCGCTCAAGCTCCATGCCAACTCAGCAATCTCACAAAAGGAATTTGACAGCTCAAAGGCTACTTTTGAATCAACAAAAGCTTCAGTTCTTGCAGCAAAAGCAAACTTGCAAAACTCCAAAATCGACCTTGATTACTCAGTTGTCACAGCGCCATTTTCTGGGGTTATCGGCGATAGTTTAAAAGATGTCGGCTCATACGTCAGCAGTGCTGATAGCGACCTTGTCCGCCTAACAAAACTAAATCCAATTTACGTTGATTTTGCTATTTCTGATGTAAATAGACTAGAAATCGCTCAAAAACTGGGCAGTAAAGAGTGGGTGCAACTAAACTCACTTGTGACTATGAAATACGAAGGCAAGGACTATAATGGTACTTTGGATTTTATAGATAATGTCATAGATCAAAGTAGCGGCACAGTTAGCGCAAAGGCTAAATTTGACAACAACGCTACCAAGCTAAGACCAGGAGCATTTGCTACAGTAGAAGTTTATGGATTTTACCAAAAAAATGGATTTAAAATCCCACAAGTTGCTATCTTGCAAGACTTAGTAAATCCATTTGTTTATACAATCAAAGATGGAAAAGTAGTAAAAAATCCTATAAAAATCGTATCGCAAGACGCCACTTCAGCGATCATCAGCTCAGGACTAAATGACGGAGATATCATCATAATAGACAACTTTAAAAAAATAAGAGAAGGTCAGAGCGTACAACCAGTGCAAGATACTAAAGGAAACAAATAA
- a CDS encoding TetR/AcrR family transcriptional regulator produces the protein MNQNTLCELKSQKAKNRYEQIISVALELFLSNGFENTSLNEIISKSGGSLSTIYKHFGNKEGLFKAIIDRGVSKFSQDINKKICLDSSEDLEYFLHKFSEEYLAVVLTKESFLLKRLIFSESFNKDSQISKIFYESGVKIVNKILVDFFSKPTIKTKFKNQDFELLAFRFCYLLEEPYSMQKIVFGHDIDIDKIDKKQWIDECVDFFLRGALK, from the coding sequence ATGAACCAAAATACATTGTGCGAACTAAAATCACAAAAAGCCAAAAACAGATATGAGCAGATCATATCTGTGGCTTTAGAGCTATTTTTGAGTAATGGTTTTGAAAATACAAGCCTAAATGAGATAATCTCAAAAAGCGGCGGCTCTCTTTCTACCATATATAAGCACTTTGGCAACAAAGAAGGGCTTTTTAAAGCTATCATTGATCGTGGCGTTAGTAAATTTAGCCAAGATATAAATAAGAAAATTTGCCTTGATTCATCTGAGGATTTGGAGTATTTCTTACATAAATTTAGCGAAGAGTACTTAGCTGTCGTGCTTACTAAAGAATCTTTTCTTTTAAAAAGGCTTATTTTTAGCGAATCATTCAACAAAGACTCACAAATAAGCAAAATATTTTACGAAAGTGGCGTAAAAATAGTTAATAAAATCCTTGTGGATTTTTTCTCCAAACCAACCATAAAAACTAAATTTAAAAACCAAGATTTTGAGCTTCTAGCATTTAGATTTTGCTATTTATTAGAAGAGCCATATTCAATGCAAAAAATCGTATTTGGTCATGATATAGACATAGACAAAATAGATAAAAAGCAGTGGATAGATGAGTGTGTGGATTTCTTTTTACGCGGTGCTTTGAAGTAA